The Impatiens glandulifera chromosome 3, dImpGla2.1, whole genome shotgun sequence genome contains a region encoding:
- the LOC124929631 gene encoding truncated transcription factor CAULIFLOWER A-like, with amino-acid sequence MGRSGKVVLKRIENKINRQVTFSKRRSGLFKKAHEISLLCDAQVALIVFSPRGKLFHYSSSDSCMESILERHERYSYGERQLHAINQESQETNWSLEHASLKSRLEVVQRNHRHFMGEDLDSLSLRELQSLETQLESGLKNMRSKKNQLMLESISELEKKKKTLQRENNSIAKKIKEKEVKEKERGMVVLQRQKPNTVLPPWMISHIDHH; translated from the exons ATGGGGAGATCTGgaaaagttgttttgaagaGAATAGAGAACAAGATAAACAGACAGGTAACCTTTTCAAAGAGAAGATCTGGTCTCTTCAAGAAAGCCCACGAAATCTCTCTTCTTTGCGATGCTCAAGTTGCCCTAATCGTCTTCTCCCCTAGAGGCAAACTCTTTCACTACTCTTCCTCCGATTCCTG CATGGAAAGTATCCTTGAAAGACATGAAAGGTATTCTTATGGAGAAAGGCAACTCCATGCAATCAATCAGGAGTCTCAg GAAACTAACTGGAGTCTGGAGCATGCTAGTCTTAAATCAAGACTGGAGGTGGTGCAAAGAAACCATAG gcATTTCATGGGAGAAGATTTGGATTCATTGAGCTTAAGAGAGCTTCAAAGCTTGGAAACCCAGTTGGAATCTGGACTTAAGAATATGAGGTCCAAAAAG AATCAATTGATGTTGGAGTCCATATCAGAGCTAgagaaaaag AAAAAGACACTGCAGCGGGAAAATAACTCAATCGCCAAAAAG ATTAAAGAAAAAGAGGTGAAGGAAAAAGAAAGAGGAATGGTTGTTCTACAAAGGCAAAAGCCAAACACAGTCTTGCCTCCTTGGATGATTAGCCACATTGATCATCATTGA